In Bombus fervidus isolate BK054 chromosome 13, iyBomFerv1, whole genome shotgun sequence, a single genomic region encodes these proteins:
- the LOC139993554 gene encoding COMM domain-containing protein 4 — translation MKFRFLGDGDCPDWLLAEINTLSRMTSIKIKILGQTVAKYLTERDLDEEKVRKITQDAKVELNDAKAMVAALELIFTSSARYGVSAADLSSELQQLGLPREHSAAIARLHTDHCPQITAALSSQSLRVSSLSSIEVLSCDNSSPFSTVSLKLKKLDGNVEDSVINISKKDVNVLLTELRRAKSLMENL, via the exons ATG AAATTCAGATTTTTAGGCGATGGGGATTGCCCTGATTGGCTGCTGGCTGAGATCAACACGTTGTCACGTATG ACATCGATCAAAATCAAAATACTGGGTCAAACGGTTGCGAAGTATCTTACGGAGAGAGATCTCGAT gaaGAGAAGGTCAGAAAAATTACTCAAGACGCTAAAGTTG AATTAAACGACGCAAAGGCTATGGTGGCAGCTctcgaattaattttcacaTCGTCCGCCCGATACGGTGTTTCCGCTGCTGATCTAAGCAGCGAATTACAACAGCTGGGACTGCCTCGCGAACATAGCGCTGCGATTGCCAGACTACATACGGATCATTGTCCTCAAATTACGGCTGCACTTTCTTCGCAGTCCTTAAGAG TCAGCAGTTTATCGTCGATCGAAGTTCTATCCTGCGACAATTCCTCGCCGTTCTCCACGGTGTCTCTCAAACTGAAGAAACTGGACGGGAACGTAGAAGATTCCgttattaatatatcaaaaaaGGACGTTAATGTTCTACTGACAG AACTACGAAGAGCCAAATCCTTGATGGAAAATCTCTAA